From Penicillium psychrofluorescens genome assembly, chromosome: 1, one genomic window encodes:
- a CDS encoding uncharacterized protein (ID:PFLUO_001178-T1.cds;~source:funannotate): MTTLGALCYSSAIALVAGLIQPSLAANIYLDCSSVATGNGSESVPFNSLEKVNQAVLHAGDSLYIKAGTACTGILSPQGNGTQDRPIILTSYGDGPQPIINGSGAAEAVRLNNQDYWDISNIAVINPASSIAWRRGIAATSSDGTVHYGLYIHDVTVYNVAGETNKATQSDAYIASAGILVNGTENTSRYDDVQIYNNTVYDCGGGGIKVRVGQMDNRGKETHVYGNYISYVGGDGVVISYGEYPLIEKNVAGFLGHGKYPYTGGNFAGIWVLGCQDAVMRFNVVHDSLMSDIDSEAFDCDWGNEGTCTVEYNYSHDNAGGIFLNCDGCGTPGGARQIVRYNIFQNDCRMYSNGDGVQMDFYNNVIYCPEKEFEIAVPPHANLSNNIWVGTANSTLPTGGSIEWHANLFETVAMPVKTAGSTGDPRFIDPGTGKDSLDSVGGYKLHFGSPALGLGALIADNGGRDFWNNKVSSVKRPSIGAYNGRGL; encoded by the coding sequence ATGACGACTCTTGGAGCCCTTTGCTATAGCAGTGCCATTGCACTCGTAGCAGGATTGATTCAGCCCTCCCTCGCAGCCAACATCTATCTGGATTGCAGCTCGGTCGCAACAGGCAACGGCAGCGAATCTGTCCCTTTTAATTCGCTTGAAAAAGTCAATCAAGCTGTCCTACATGCCGGAGACTCTCTATACATCAAGGCAGGGACAGCATGCACCGGGATCTTGTCACCGCAAGGCAATGGCACACAGGACCGCCCCATCATTCTGACCAGCTACGGAGATGGCCCTCAGCCCATTATCAATGGTTCAGGGGCAGCTGAGGCTGTCAGATTGAACAACCAGGACTACTGGGATATTTCCAACATCGCAGTCATCAACCCTGCGTCCTCGATTGCGTGGAGACGGGGCATTGCTGCGACTTCCAGCGACGGCACCGTCCACTACGGTCTTTACATTCACGACGTCACTGTCTACAATGTGGCCGGTGAAACCAACAAGGCAACCCAATCTGACGCGTACATTGCCTCCGCCGGTATTCTGGTGAACGGCACGGAGAATACAAGCCGCTACGACGACGTGCAGATCTACAACAACACAGTCTACGactgcggcggtggcggaATCAAAGTACGCGTCGGCCAAATGGACAATCGCGGGAAAGAGACACACGTCTACGGCAATTACATCTCCTacgtcggcggcgacggggtcgTCATATCCTATGGCGAATATCCCCTCATCGAAAAAAACGTCGCTGGCTTTCTCGGCCACGGCAAGTACCCTTATACCGGAGGCAACTTTGCAGGGATCTGGGTTCTAGGATGCCAAGACGCGGTGATGAGGTTCAATGTTGTTCACGACTCGCTCATGTCGGATATCGACAGCGAGGCATTTGATTGTGACTGGGGCAACGAAGGCACCTGCACGGTCGAGTACAACTACAGCCACGACAACGCGGGCGGTATATTCCTCAACTGTGATGGCTGTGGCACGCCCGGCGGCGCAAGGCAGATCGTTCGATATAACATCTTTCAGAATGATTGCCGGATGTACAGCAATGGAGATGGTGTGCAGATGGACTTCTATAACAACGTGATATATTGTCCTGAGAAGGAGTTTGAAATTGCTGTACCGCCACATGCAAATTTGTCGAATAACATCTGGGTTGGTACTGCTAACTCGACTTTGCCTACTGGTGGCTCGATCGAGTGGCATGCGAATTTATTTGAGACGGTTGCTATGCCGGTGAAGACCGCTGGTAGTACGGGGGATCCACGGTTTATTGATCCTGGTACTGGCAAGGACAGCCTTGACTCGGTTGGTGGATACAAGCTGCATTTTGGGAGCCCTGCCTTGGGCCTTGGAGCTTTGATTGCTGATAATGGAGGGCGAGACTTTTGGAATAACAAGGTGTCGTCGGTGAAGCGGCCGAGCATTGGAGCATACAACGGGAGGGGGCTGTGA
- a CDS encoding uncharacterized protein (ID:PFLUO_001179-T1.cds;~source:funannotate): MISQSQLDFIRQQVQNKEQPWMDAYNALLDDENIANPKEPAPVVTVECGPYSDPDVGCTAERNDSIAAYGNALAWAIGGEQSYAQQAMKIMDAYSSTIKGHSNSNSPLQAGWVGSVWARAGELIRYTDAGWSEDDIEQFGSMLRNVYMPLTVNGTDHNVANWELVMTEAAILMSVFLEDADTWNTAMGWFLKRVPATIYMTSDGEYPVAARGQSSAPDAIIAWWFNQTVYREDGQAQETCRDLEHTGYSFASIAHVAETCRIQGTTDLYQTDVGTRLRYGLEFHSQFVNGEAVPSWLCGGKLSLTLGPITEVGFNGLSFRLGIDMPQTGNLTVRQRPAKDNGLFVAYETLTHAENNA; encoded by the exons ATGATCAGCCAATCGCAGCTAGACTTCATTCGACAGCAAGTTCAAAATAAAGAACAGCCCTGGATGGATGCATACAACGCATTGCTCGACGATGAAAATATAGCTAACCCAAAAGAACCAGCCCCAGTCGTGACGGTTGAGTGCGGTCCCTACTCCGATCCTGATGTTGGGTGCACAGCCGAGCGCAATGACTCAATTGCTGCGTACGGGAATGCACTGGCTTGGGCGATTGGTGGCGAGCAGTCGTATGCTCAGCAGGCGATGAAAATTATGGATGCATACTCGTCCACCATCAAGGGTCATAGCAACTCCAACTCCCCGCTGCAGGCTGGTTGGGTGGGGTCTGTTTGGGCTAGAGCCGGTGAATTGATCCGGTATACGGATGCTGGGTGGTCGGAGGATGATATTGAGCAGTTTGGGAGCATGCTGCGCAATGTCTATATGCCATTAACGGTTAATGGGACCGATCACAATGTGGCGAATTGGGAGCTAG TCATGACCGAAGCCGCAATCCTGATGTCAGTCTTCCTCGAAGACGCCGATACATGGAACACCGCTATGGGCTGGTTCCTCAAACGAGTTCCAGCAACAATCTACATGACCAGTGACGGCGAGTATCCAGTGGCAGCCCGCGGCCAGAGCTCAGCCCCGGACGCAATAATCGCCTGGTGGTTCAACCAAACTGTCTATAGAGAAGACGGCCAAGCACAAGAAACTTGCCGTGATCTCGAGCACACCGGGTACTCATTTGCGTCTATTGCACACGTCGCCGAGACCTGTCGGATTCAAGGAACCACTGACCTGTACCAGACGGATGTGGGGACGCGATTGCGGTACGGGCTGGAATTTCATTCGCAGTTCGTTAATGGAGAGGCTGTACCATCATGGCTCTGCGGGGGGAAGCTGAGCCTCACACTGGGTCCGATTACGGAAGTTGGGTTTAATGGCCTTTCGTTTAGGTTGGGTATTGACATGCCTCAAACTGGGAATTTGACGGTTAGGCAGCGGCCGGCGAAGGATAATGGGCTTTTTGTGGCTTATGAGACTTTGACACATGCGGAAAATAACGCTTAG